CTTTATAATTCTCACCCATTAGATCACGGGCACAAGCTTCCCCTAATGCTTGGGAAATAGAGGTACCTGCATGTCCCGTGTTGTACAAATCATAATTAGATTCTTCGCGTTTCGGAAAACCAGAGAGTCCTAACCATTTGCGAACGGTTGGAAGTTCTTTTTTTCGACCAGTTAGGATTTTATGAGGATAAGTTTGGTGGCCTACGTCCCAGATGATTTTGTCTTTAGGGGTTTGGAAAACATAATGGAGGGCAACTGTGAGTTCAACGACTCCGAGGTTACTAGCAAAATGCCCTCCCACATCGGAGAGGGTGTCAATGATGTATTCCCTGACGTCTCGGCAGACGGCAGGGAGTTCTGATTCCTTTAGGGATCTAAGGTCTTCTGGAAAATTGATTTTGTCAAGATAAGGGTACGATGGCATTGAAACTTCATGTTGCCGCCTTTTGGAGTGGCCGCTTCATTTTCTCCATATCTTCTGGGTTTGTGATTCCAAGCAATTCGTAAATCCGAACAGGTTGGGTTTTTCCTTTTACACGCACCAAATCAAGTTCTCTTGTCACAACTCGGTCTTTCACTTTTTCGTAAGTGTATTCTGAGATGATGATATTTGTGGTGTACATTTTATTGGAGCCTTCCAATCGGGATCCCAAGTTGATGGTATCTCCCATACATGTGTATTCCATCCTGTGGGATGATCCCATGTTTCCTACGACAGCAGGGCCAGAGTTCAGACCACAACCTATGTCGATCACTGGAACATTTCGTTCTGCCCATTTTTGTTGGAGTACTTTTAAGTGGTCGAGCTGTGCAAGTGCAGCAACACATGCGTAATATGCATGATCCTCGAGTGGAACCGGGGCTCCCCAGAATGCCATAATCGCATCACCCATATACTTATCGATGGTTCCTTTGTATTCAATGATAAGATCCGTCATCGCAGATAGGTATTCGTTCAGTAATTTCACCAAATCTTCTGGACCTAATTGTTCTGAAATTGTGGTAAACCCACGAACGTCAGAGAAAAATATCGTGATTTCTCGTTTGGATCCACCAAGTGCTAAATTGTCCGGGTGTTTGAGTAGTTCATCCACAACGTCTTTGGATACGAATTTAGAGAAGGTTTGTCTGATGTATTTTACGTTTTCTTCTTCTGTTAAAATCCTAAATCCAATTATGGCTACGAAAACTACGATTTGTTCGATTGTCACTGAAGGTAAAACAGTGATGAGGTTGAATGCTTGGAAAATATACAAAGCAGCAATCACATATAACAATAATTGCGTTAACATAATCGCAAAACCAATATGGGTTTTCACTCTTGGTTGTAAAAATCCAATCATCACACCAAGACCCACATAAATGAGAAAAATTCCCCAGTTTGGCATAGTGGATAAAAAGTCTTGGTTAAGGATAGTATTGACCGCGTGAGCGTGGTGTTCAATCCCTGACATATCACCAAACGGAGATAAGTGGGAGTCTTTCGATGCCCCACGACCAGTTGCGTAGTACATTGCCACTAGGAAAATTTTGTTATTGATTTGGTTTGCTTCGAGTAACTCAGGATTCCAATCATTTGTGACTTCGAAAATTTCATTTTGTTTGAATGAATACCTTCCACCCACAAAATTGATTTCCATTTGTCCTTCCCAATCGATAGGAATCACAACTTCCCTATTTTCATTCGGGATATGCATTACATCACGTTCTTCAAACTTACGTGCCTTCACATTGAATTCACGAATGATTTTGTTTGGGATGTTTTTGAGTTTTACGTAATGTCCCATATTGACTTCTACATCTTTTTGAACATTGATACCATAGTATTGGCAAACAATGAGTAAATCGATAGAAGGGAAATATTCAGTTTCACGGTCACGTCCAGAATTATAAACCTTAACCACAAGAGGCATCTTTCGGTTTAGACCAGATTCGTCTTTTTTTACGTTCGCAAAACCAAGCCCCGCAGATAAATCACCAATGGGTTCGATCGGTGGTTGTGGGAATTTTACCCAAGAGATACCACCATCGTTTTCATCAATGACATTAGTAATTTGATATTTTCTTAAGATATCTATTCGTTTCTCAAGATTGAGAACCGCTTCTTTGGATTCCGCACTGACTTCCATAGGGTAGTCAAAGAGGACATTGCGATTTTTTTGCAATGCAGAGACCATCTCTTCCGTTTGACCAGGTTTATAATCCACGAAGAAAATATCGAACATCAGAATGTTGTTCGAATCTTTAAATGTTTCAATGATATCCGCATAATAACTCCAAGGTAGAGGCCAAGTTCCTTGTAGTTTTTCGAGAGATTCAGTTGTGATACCAATGATGTTGATATCTTTTCTTGCTTTTGCTGGAGGTTGGTACTGTATGTATTCGATCCTGCCCGTGTCCCCTTCACTTTCTGTTTTAGTGTTGGTACCACGCAAAAATTGGAATCGAAATGAAATGGAATTTTCTTCCAACTCTTTTAATGGTTGGAATGTGTTTACCATCGTATACATAAAAATAGCGATTACATAGGACAACCAGATGGCACCTGACTTTTGTTTGTCCTTCGAAACTTTTTCAATGATTTTATATACAAAGTAGGATGAAGTGAGCAGTAAAAGCATGCCACCGATTAGGAAGGAATATTCGTATACCCATCCTGTCATCACAACAGAAACGATCACACCAAGTGATCCAAGTGTGGCAACGGCAACACTTAGGTAATCCAAAATCGAAAGCGATTTTGATTCTTTGTCGGACATAGAGCCTCTTTATTCGTTTAGGAATTTCCGACCATTTTCTCGGATTTTTTAAAGAGACTCAAATGTTTTTGAGTGATTTGGGAAAAAAATTTAGGGAATGGCAACCCGAATCTTTGCGATGTACTCTGCCAAACTTTGTTTGGCTTTCGGAAAATCGTGCCCATTCTCTTCGATAATCCTTTGGATGGCAGAACCAATGATGATTCCATCTGCATACCCAGAAATTTGGCCTGCTTGGTCTGGAGTGGAGATCCCAAACCCAGCACAAATGGGAAGTTGGATGGTATCTTTCAGAAAACGGATTCTTTCTTGAAGGTCCACAGAGAATTCTCGGCGTTCCCCAGTCACTCCAAAGGACGTAACATAGTAAATAAAACCGGTGGAGGTTTTTTTCAGTGCTTCAATTCGTTTTTTTGTCGAAGCTGGTGTGACCAAGTGGATGAGATCCATATCCCTCTTTCTTAATTCTTGGAAAAGAGTTTCACTTTCTTTTGTATCAAAAGGAAGGTCGGGTATGACAAGTCCTACTACACCTGCTTCTTTTGCTTGGTCTAAAAATTTCAAGATCCCACAATGAAAGATAGGATTGAAGTAAGTAAGATACACAAGAGGGGTATCTTTTTTATGTTCGTGGATTTCTTTTGTGACTCGGAAAATCTCATCAAAGGAAAATTTGTTTTTTAAAGATCGTGCCACGGCCCTTTGGATCACCGGACCATCGGCAACAGGATCTGAAAAAGGAATCCCAAGTTCTAAGATATCAGCTCCATTGTCTAAAATGGTTTTTCCAAACTCAATCGAATCATTATAATTTGGATCACCCAAAGTAAAATAAGGGATAAATGCGGATTTAATTTTCCCACTTTCAAATAGATCTTTAATTTTACTCATTTACTTCTCTCACCTAACAAACGGAGCACTTCTGTAACATCCTTATCTCCACGACCAGACAGGCAAATGATGAGGTCTTTCTTTTTCCCTAAATCTTTTGCCACATCACGTGCCACATGAAAGGCATGTGCTGTTTCTAAAGCAGGGATGATCCCTTCCACTCGTGTCACTTCCAAAAAGCAATCTAATGCTTGTTCGTCTGTCACCATGCGGTAATCCACACGTTTTGTTTGCGAAAGAAATGCATGTTCTGGTCCCACACCTGGATAATCAAGTCCTGCTGAAACAGAATGAGCAGGAACAATTTGGCCAGCTTCATCTTGGATGATGAGAGTTTTTGTTCCATGTAAAAAACCCGTTTTACCATAAGTCAATGTAGCAGAATGTTCGCCAGGTTTAGGACCAAGCCCACCAGCTTCCGCACCATAAATAGCAACATTTTTGTCTTTTAGAAAAGCATGGAACATTCCGATTGCATTGGAACCACCTCCCACACAAGCAACGATGGCATGCGGAAGTTTATGATTGTGTTTTTTGAATTGAGACCTTGCTTCTTTACCAATCACGGCTTGTAAATCACGAACAATCGTTGGAAAAGGGTGAGGACCAATTGCAGACCCAACTATGTAATGCGTTGTAGATACATTGAGGGCCCAGTCGCGCATGGCTTCACTTGTTGCTTCTTTAAGTGTGGCTTCCCCAGCTGTCACAGGTAAAATTTTTGCACCTAACATCTCAATTTTTTTTGCATTGAGATTTTGTCTTTCAACGTCCACTGCCCCCATATATACGACAGTTTCCATTCCAAACATAGCACCGACTGTTGCTGTAGCAAGACCGTGTTGGCCTGCACCAGTTTCTGCAATAATTCGTTTTTTGCCCATGAATTTTGCGATTAACGCTTGTCCGATGGCATTATTAATTTTATGAGCGCCAGTATGATTTAAATCTTCTCGTTTCAACCAGATACGTGCACCTCCCCAATGTTTGGTGAGACGTTCTGCGTAAGTTAAAGGACTAGGTCTTCCGACATAATTGCTTAAGTAAAACTCTAATTCTTTTTTGAACTTTTTACTTTTCTTTAACTTTTGATAGGTGGATTCAAGCTCTTCGAGAGCCTCAGTTAGAATTTCTGGTGCGTATCTGCCACCAAATTCTCCAAAATATCCAGGTTGGTTTTTGCCCATATATCCTAAGATAGCGGGATAGGTGAATATGAAAACTGCTTCTTATGGGGGAGGTGGGGGATTTTTACGAAGATTTCCCCGCCCTAATCGAACTGGGTGGGGTTATCCACCCGCCACCCAATGACCTCTGTTTATCACGTAGGCCGATTTTTATCTACAAGATCCTTGCTTCTTCAAAAAAATTCTCAGAAAAAGTTCATGTTCCTGCGAGAGTTACATCCTTTTGGATGGCTTCTTCAAGGTTTGTGATTTTTTTCTGTAGGTTCGAAATTAAATCTTCGTTTGTCGTAAAAGGAATGGTCTCTTCCACCATAGACTTACGATCAAGAATCGTGATCTCATTTTTCTCCAAAAACCCTTTTCCTAATGTGATTCGGATAGGGAATCCAATTAGTTCAGAATCTTTAAATTTGAATCCGGGACCAAGGTCACGGTCATCCCACAAGACTTCAATTCCAGCGGCGACAAGTGCCTTGTAGATGGATTCAATTTTTGCGATATCATCTGGATTTTTGGCAATACTCACCAAACAAACAGTAAACGGTGCTATGGAGACTGGCCAAAAAATTCCTTTTTCGTCATTACATTGTTCGATGACAGTTGCCATACAGCGGTTCACACCAATTCCATAACAACCCATAGTTGTGGTTGTTGCTTTTCCTTTGTCATTGAGAACAGTGATGTCAAACGCTTTGGAATACTTTTGGCCTAATTTGAAGATGTGACCAACTTCGATCCCCTTCTCTGCCGTTAAATCAGTTCCGCATGAAGGACAAGGGTCACCTACTTTTGCTTGGGAGACATCGATCTTTGTTACTTCCTCCTCTTTGAAAAAGAAAGAGAGTTGAACACCCGCTACGTGGTGGTCAATTTCATTTGCACCAGCAATGTAGGCAAAATTCCAATCAATGAGAGCATCTACGAAGATTTTAAGTGATTCTGATTTTGGAAAACCTGGTCCGATAAAACCTGGAACAAGTCCGAGTTTTTCCATTTCGGCTGGACCCATCGGCCTTAGTTCATTACAACCCAAATGGTTTTTTAATTTGTTTTCGTTTAGCTCGCGGTCCCCTTCTAAAAAGACGAGGACAAATTGCCCATCGGCAACGAGTGCCACAGCTTTTAGAAGATTCTCTTCATTTGTGTTTAAAAACTCTGCAACTTCTGCGATGGACTTTTTCGCTGGAGTAGAAAGTTTTCCGTTACCATTAAATGCTTGTTTGGCTGCATTTTTTTTAGCGATGACAGGGGTTTTTTCAATATTTCCAGAATAATGGCAAGAAGGACAAATTGTGAGAGTTTCTTCTCCAATCGGCGACACCACCATAAACTCTTCCGATGCGGAACCACCCATATTCCCTGAGTCCGCTTGGACAGGAATTGTCGAGAGCCCCATCCCAGCAAAAATCCTACGATATGTTTTACGCATTGTTTGGTAGGTTTTGTCTAAGGATTCATCATCTAAATGAAAGGAATATGCATCCTTCATGGTAAACTCACGCGAACGAATCACACCAAACCTTGGACGGATTTCATCTCGGAACTTGGTATGAATTTGATACACATTGATCGGAAGGTCTTTGTAAGAACGAACCATAGGTTTTACGAGCACACAAAACGATTCTTCATGTGTGGGACCAAGGCAACTTTCGTTGTCATGGCGGTCTTTCAAACGAAACATCTCTTTCCCCATTTTGTCCCAACGACCTGATTCTTTCCAAATTTCACTTGGAGTTAAGATGGGAAGTTGGAATTCCAAAGCACCTGCCCCGTCCATTTCTTTTCTAACAATGCTTTCAATCTTACGAAGTACACGTAACCCAAGTGGTAAATAGGAATACAGACCTGCTGCAGACTTACGGATAAGGCCTGCGCGCATCATCAATTTATGAGACGCGACCACTGCATCTTGTGGGTCTTCTTTGGCAGTAGGAATTAAATAGGAACTAGCTTTCATTTCTTTTTTCTCTTTATGATTTACAATCTAACAATACAAAGTTTGGTTTTTAAAAAATACGCATCACATCATTGAAGGAAACATAGAGTCCAAGTCCAATGAGAAAGAAAAATCCCAATCGAAAGATGGCTTCAATGGCTTTCCTCGGAAGTGGTCTTCCTGTGATCGCTTCATAAGCATAGAGTACAATGTGTCCGCCGTCAGCCATAGGAATGGGAAGTAAGTTCATCACCATTAGCGCCAATGAAATTTTAGCAACAAAGTCAAGGTAGGTGACCCAACCATATTCCAAACTGATCCCAGCAATCTGCACAATCCCAATTGGACCCGACAAATTTTCTTTTGGAGACAACAGTCCAGAAAATAACATCCCAATTCCTTTTAAAGTAGTGGATACATTTTCGTATACTTTGTTCCCTGCACCGAGAAGCGATGAATAAACAGTAGAATCTTTTTGTAATTTTTCGGCCTCAAATTTCATGGAAGCACGAAAACCAAGAAGACCAATCGGTTTCAAATTCACATCCGCAATGTATTTCATATTGCCGATCCAAATTTCTTTTTTACCACCATTGGTTTTTAAATAGGAAGTGAATGCATCCGCAGACGTAAACATTTGGTTTTGGATTTTTAGATTGGAAAGTCGGTTTTCAATCTCCGCATCATAACTATCCAATCGAAAATAAGGAATTCCTAATTCAGGGAATTTTGGATGTTCGATATCCCAAAATTCATACACATTCGCACCTAAGACAGGGATTTGGATGGTTACTTTTTCTTTTGCCCAAGGTGTCAGAAGTGGATAGGTTTTACGTTCCACTTCGACAGGAATGGTTTTTCCTTGGTGTTTTCCAAGTTCTGTTTGTAATTCAGGCACGGTATGAACATCCACACCCGCCACAGTTAAAATCATATCTCCATCTTTCAAAAAAGAGAGAGCTCGTCGTCGGAGTGATTTTTCCCGTTCTGCAATTTCATGTTGTTTGAGGAGTTCTTCTGGAATCTCTTCTTTTCGTTCTTCAATTTTTTCTTGGAAGTACACAGAAGATTTATCTTCTTTATCTAAAAGATTGGCCATAAAGTGGCTGATTTGTTCCCCATAAGTAAAGGTAGCCACCACTCTTCTTTCTCCAAACGGCATCACCCCAATCGTAGGGTGCCCACCAGCAGAATATAAGTTAGGAACGATTTCGACTGTCTTTGTTTCGTTTTCTCGTTTGTAAGTCACTTGGATGGGATCACCCGATGTTAAACTCACATTGGTAAAAATATCTTCAAAACTTTCTGTGGGTTTTCCATTAATGGATAGAATCTTGTCTCCAGTGCGAAGGCCTGCATTGTAAGCAGGACTTGAAACTTTATTTGCATCTTCAATAAAGATACGGTTCGAAGAAGGGCTGTCTCCCGAAAGTTCTAAAATAAATAACAAGAAAAAACCTAACACTAAATTGGCGAATGGACCTCCAAGGACAGGCACCATACGACGAAGTGGTGGAGTCGCAAGTAAATCCCCTTGTTTTGGTTTTTTGGTTTTGCTATAATCATCACCACGAAATAAAACATATCCACCTATTGGAATGGCTGTGATTTGGTAGATGGTTTTTCCAATCCGTTTTTTCCAAATCCCCTTCCCATAACCTAACGAAAAAATACGTGCTTCCACACCTACCAGTTTCCCACATAAGAGGTGCCCCAATTCATGGATAAAAATCGATACAGCTAACATGAATACAGCGCCGAGTATTAATACGATCATGTAGTCACTCCCCCTTTTAAAAATTCAGATTGGATCAAATTACGTGTTTCTTTGTCTTTTTCCAAATACCCTTCAAGGGACTCTGGAAATTCATTTTTGACTTGGTTTAAGGCAGACTCAATGAGCCTTGGAATTGTCGTAAAAGAAATTTTTTCTTCTAAAAATAGTGCCACAGCTTCTTCGTTTGCTGCATTAAAGATACAAGCTGCCACTCCACCTGCTTTCCCCGCTTGGTAGGCGAGTGTGAGTCCCGGATAACGTTTGGTATCTGGTGGGAAAAATTCCAAAGTTTTCCAAGTGGAAGGTTTTCGTTCAATGAGCATTTGTGGTGTTGGATTTGGATAAAATAAGGAATGAGCGATGGGATACACCATATCGGGGTGGCTTGTGTATTGCAAACAAGCCCCGTCTCTTGTTTCAATGATCCCGTGAGTCAATGACTGCGGGTGGATCACCACCTCAATTTCGTCATACGAAAACCCAAAGAGAAAATGTGCTTCGATGACTTCGAGACCCTTATTGATAAGCCCTGCTGAATCCACAGTGATTTTCGGACCCATCGACCAAGTTGGATGGTTTAGCGCCTGTTTTACGGACACATGTTCTAACTCTTCGATGGGAAGAGTGCGAAAACTCCCGCCTGAGGCAGTGAGGGTAATCGCTCGGATATTGGAACGGGTTTCCCTGTTTATGAGTTGGAATAGTGCATTGTGTTCGGAATCCACTGGCACCATGAGTGTTTTGTGTTTTGCCACCAAACGATTGATGAGAGGCCCAAAGGTAACAAGTGTTTCTTTATTGGCAATGGCAATTTTTTTGCCTGCTTCAATGGCCGCAATGGTAGGAAGGACTCCCCTTGCCCCAACCACAGCGGTTACAACTACATCCACGGAAGACAATTTGACTAAGTCAGTAAGAGAATGGTCTCCATACAAAATCTTTGTGGAACCAAAATGATCCCCAAACTGACCCACTAACTTGGGATCGGTGATACAAACCACTTCGGGTGAAAATTCTGAAATGAGGGCCTTCGCCGTTTCCCAATTGGAGTGAACGGAAAAACTACGTAAGGAAAACTGGTCTCGGAATTGCCTGAGCACCTTCACCGTGGAAGAGCCAACAGAACCTGAAATTCCTAATACCGAGACACCTACCATATATTGTTTAGACAGATCCGAGTCTTTCTTTCAGACAGGGAATCCGAGGAAACCTTTGAAGAGAAAATAATAATAAATCGCAGGCACCGTGAAAAGAAGGGCATCTGCTAAGTCCAATACCCCACCGTGTCCAGGGATGAGACTTCCGGAATCTTTGATTTTGGCATCACGTTTCATAGCTGACTCAGCCAAATCACCCATTACAGAAATCACAGAGATCACAAAGGACAATAGAATGGTTTCGACAATCCCAACTGGCAATTTGACACCACTAAAATGCTCCCAAGCCACATTGAGGACTTGTGCTCCAGTGACAGCCGTTAGGTTCCCTGTCACATAACCTTCCCAAGTTTTTTTCGGAGAGATTTTTAAGCCCGCTGGGTGTTTTCCAAACCAACGACCACCAAAATACGCACCCGCATCACTCATAAACGTGATCACAGAGACAAGAAAGATGTAATAAGTTCCAAACGGAAGGGCAAGTAAAAGTAAAAAATGACCAATTGGGATGGCGATGTAGATGGGACCAAGCATGGTTCCACCGACAGAAAACAATGCTCCATCTAACGGCCGTTTTAGAATTTGTAAAATCCAAACCGTGATGGAAAGAGCCACGAGTAAAAAAGGAATGGGGTGGAAACCTTCTCTTAGAATTTTGGATAGTTCCAAAACAAAACCAGGAGGTGTCACTTCAAACTGTAATCCCAGAAATTGGATGTAATAGACAGTAAAAATCAAAAGGGAGAATAGTAATCCCGTTCCAAAAAATGGTTTTGATTCTTCTGTTTTGCAAAACGCATACAACTCTTTAAGTCCCAGGTAAATCATCACCACACCAAATGTATAAAATTCAATGTAGTACCATGAACTATGGAAGATCATAAACACATAAACAAAAGTTAAAACAATTGCAGACAGAACACGGAGTGTCGTTTCACTCATAACAAACCACCAAATTTTCGTTTTCGGGAATCAAAAAACAGAAGAGCTTCCTCAAGTGAGGTCCTTCCAAAGTCCGGCCAAAGTGTACTCGTAAAATACATTTCTGCGTATGCACTTTGCCATAAAAGAAAGTTAGAAATCCTTTGTTCTCCCGCAGTTCTGATCAATAAATCTACGGGTGGTAAAGGTGATGTATACAAATATTTTTCAAATTCTTTGGGGGAAATGGCTTTGTCCAAAGGTTCTTTTTTGGCCTTCCGTGCAGCCATCACACGAGAAAAATTACTTAAAATTTCTTCATGACCACCATAGTTCAAACAAAAGTTAGCTGTGAGTTTTTTGTTTTTTTTAGTCACGGCCATGGCATGGTCAATTTTAGATAAAACCGTTTTAGACAGTTTGTTCCTTGCACCACTGTGGTGGATCCGAATCCCTTTGGCATGGATGGTATCAAGACGAGTTTCAATAAACTCAACTAACAGACCAAAAATGGCCTGGATTTCGGTAATAGGACGTTTCCAGTTTTCAGTGGAGAAAGCATAAAGGGAGATGTTCGGGATTTTGTATTCCAAAGCCACATCGAGAAGGCGATCAATCGCATTTGCCCCTTCTCTGTGGCCCTCGGTCCTTTTTTTCCCTTGGTTTTCCGCCCACCTGCCATTTCCGTCCATGATGACAGCAATGTGGGAAGGGATTGAGTTCAACTTCATAGGAAATTAAAGAGTAGTGATCTCTTTTTCTTTTTCCTTTTCTAAATCTCCCAATTTTGCAATATAAGAATCCGTAATTTTTTGGATTTTATCTTGGTGGCCTTTGACTTCATCTTGGGACATTTCAGATTGGTGTTTTTTTAATTCATCATTGGCATCACGGCGGATGTTACGAATCGCAACTTTTTTTTCTTCCGCTTTTTGTTTCACCACTTTCGCAAGTTCTTTTCGT
The sequence above is a segment of the Leptospira sp. WS39.C2 genome. Coding sequences within it:
- a CDS encoding proline--tRNA ligase, whose translation is MKASSYLIPTAKEDPQDAVVASHKLMMRAGLIRKSAAGLYSYLPLGLRVLRKIESIVRKEMDGAGALEFQLPILTPSEIWKESGRWDKMGKEMFRLKDRHDNESCLGPTHEESFCVLVKPMVRSYKDLPINVYQIHTKFRDEIRPRFGVIRSREFTMKDAYSFHLDDESLDKTYQTMRKTYRRIFAGMGLSTIPVQADSGNMGGSASEEFMVVSPIGEETLTICPSCHYSGNIEKTPVIAKKNAAKQAFNGNGKLSTPAKKSIAEVAEFLNTNEENLLKAVALVADGQFVLVFLEGDRELNENKLKNHLGCNELRPMGPAEMEKLGLVPGFIGPGFPKSESLKIFVDALIDWNFAYIAGANEIDHHVAGVQLSFFFKEEEVTKIDVSQAKVGDPCPSCGTDLTAEKGIEVGHIFKLGQKYSKAFDITVLNDKGKATTTTMGCYGIGVNRCMATVIEQCNDEKGIFWPVSIAPFTVCLVSIAKNPDDIAKIESIYKALVAAGIEVLWDDRDLGPGFKFKDSELIGFPIRITLGKGFLEKNEITILDRKSMVEETIPFTTNEDLISNLQKKITNLEEAIQKDVTLAGT
- the trpA gene encoding tryptophan synthase subunit alpha, which produces MSKIKDLFESGKIKSAFIPYFTLGDPNYNDSIEFGKTILDNGADILELGIPFSDPVADGPVIQRAVARSLKNKFSFDEIFRVTKEIHEHKKDTPLVYLTYFNPIFHCGILKFLDQAKEAGVVGLVIPDLPFDTKESETLFQELRKRDMDLIHLVTPASTKKRIEALKKTSTGFIYYVTSFGVTGERREFSVDLQERIRFLKDTIQLPICAGFGISTPDQAGQISGYADGIIIGSAIQRIIEENGHDFPKAKQSLAEYIAKIRVAIP
- the dxr gene encoding 1-deoxy-D-xylulose-5-phosphate reductoisomerase — protein: MVGVSVLGISGSVGSSTVKVLRQFRDQFSLRSFSVHSNWETAKALISEFSPEVVCITDPKLVGQFGDHFGSTKILYGDHSLTDLVKLSSVDVVVTAVVGARGVLPTIAAIEAGKKIAIANKETLVTFGPLINRLVAKHKTLMVPVDSEHNALFQLINRETRSNIRAITLTASGGSFRTLPIEELEHVSVKQALNHPTWSMGPKITVDSAGLINKGLEVIEAHFLFGFSYDEIEVVIHPQSLTHGIIETRDGACLQYTSHPDMVYPIAHSLFYPNPTPQMLIERKPSTWKTLEFFPPDTKRYPGLTLAYQAGKAGGVAACIFNAANEEAVALFLEEKISFTTIPRLIESALNQVKNEFPESLEGYLEKDKETRNLIQSEFLKGGVTT
- the trpB gene encoding tryptophan synthase subunit beta — its product is MGKNQPGYFGEFGGRYAPEILTEALEELESTYQKLKKSKKFKKELEFYLSNYVGRPSPLTYAERLTKHWGGARIWLKREDLNHTGAHKINNAIGQALIAKFMGKKRIIAETGAGQHGLATATVGAMFGMETVVYMGAVDVERQNLNAKKIEMLGAKILPVTAGEATLKEATSEAMRDWALNVSTTHYIVGSAIGPHPFPTIVRDLQAVIGKEARSQFKKHNHKLPHAIVACVGGGSNAIGMFHAFLKDKNVAIYGAEAGGLGPKPGEHSATLTYGKTGFLHGTKTLIIQDEAGQIVPAHSVSAGLDYPGVGPEHAFLSQTKRVDYRMVTDEQALDCFLEVTRVEGIIPALETAHAFHVARDVAKDLGKKKDLIICLSGRGDKDVTEVLRLLGERSK
- a CDS encoding phosphatidate cytidylyltransferase encodes the protein MSETTLRVLSAIVLTFVYVFMIFHSSWYYIEFYTFGVVMIYLGLKELYAFCKTEESKPFFGTGLLFSLLIFTVYYIQFLGLQFEVTPPGFVLELSKILREGFHPIPFLLVALSITVWILQILKRPLDGALFSVGGTMLGPIYIAIPIGHFLLLLALPFGTYYIFLVSVITFMSDAGAYFGGRWFGKHPAGLKISPKKTWEGYVTGNLTAVTGAQVLNVAWEHFSGVKLPVGIVETILLSFVISVISVMGDLAESAMKRDAKIKDSGSLIPGHGGVLDLADALLFTVPAIYYYFLFKGFLGFPV
- a CDS encoding site-2 protease family protein, with amino-acid sequence MIVLILGAVFMLAVSIFIHELGHLLCGKLVGVEARIFSLGYGKGIWKKRIGKTIYQITAIPIGGYVLFRGDDYSKTKKPKQGDLLATPPLRRMVPVLGGPFANLVLGFFLLFILELSGDSPSSNRIFIEDANKVSSPAYNAGLRTGDKILSINGKPTESFEDIFTNVSLTSGDPIQVTYKRENETKTVEIVPNLYSAGGHPTIGVMPFGERRVVATFTYGEQISHFMANLLDKEDKSSVYFQEKIEERKEEIPEELLKQHEIAEREKSLRRRALSFLKDGDMILTVAGVDVHTVPELQTELGKHQGKTIPVEVERKTYPLLTPWAKEKVTIQIPVLGANVYEFWDIEHPKFPELGIPYFRLDSYDAEIENRLSNLKIQNQMFTSADAFTSYLKTNGGKKEIWIGNMKYIADVNLKPIGLLGFRASMKFEAEKLQKDSTVYSSLLGAGNKVYENVSTTLKGIGMLFSGLLSPKENLSGPIGIVQIAGISLEYGWVTYLDFVAKISLALMVMNLLPIPMADGGHIVLYAYEAITGRPLPRKAIEAIFRLGFFFLIGLGLYVSFNDVMRIF
- a CDS encoding isoprenyl transferase translates to MKLNSIPSHIAVIMDGNGRWAENQGKKRTEGHREGANAIDRLLDVALEYKIPNISLYAFSTENWKRPITEIQAIFGLLVEFIETRLDTIHAKGIRIHHSGARNKLSKTVLSKIDHAMAVTKKNKKLTANFCLNYGGHEEILSNFSRVMAARKAKKEPLDKAISPKEFEKYLYTSPLPPVDLLIRTAGEQRISNFLLWQSAYAEMYFTSTLWPDFGRTSLEEALLFFDSRKRKFGGLL
- a CDS encoding CHASE2 domain-containing protein — encoded protein: MSDKESKSLSILDYLSVAVATLGSLGVIVSVVMTGWVYEYSFLIGGMLLLLTSSYFVYKIIEKVSKDKQKSGAIWLSYVIAIFMYTMVNTFQPLKELEENSISFRFQFLRGTNTKTESEGDTGRIEYIQYQPPAKARKDINIIGITTESLEKLQGTWPLPWSYYADIIETFKDSNNILMFDIFFVDYKPGQTEEMVSALQKNRNVLFDYPMEVSAESKEAVLNLEKRIDILRKYQITNVIDENDGGISWVKFPQPPIEPIGDLSAGLGFANVKKDESGLNRKMPLVVKVYNSGRDRETEYFPSIDLLIVCQYYGINVQKDVEVNMGHYVKLKNIPNKIIREFNVKARKFEERDVMHIPNENREVVIPIDWEGQMEINFVGGRYSFKQNEIFEVTNDWNPELLEANQINNKIFLVAMYYATGRGASKDSHLSPFGDMSGIEHHAHAVNTILNQDFLSTMPNWGIFLIYVGLGVMIGFLQPRVKTHIGFAIMLTQLLLYVIAALYIFQAFNLITVLPSVTIEQIVVFVAIIGFRILTEEENVKYIRQTFSKFVSKDVVDELLKHPDNLALGGSKREITIFFSDVRGFTTISEQLGPEDLVKLLNEYLSAMTDLIIEYKGTIDKYMGDAIMAFWGAPVPLEDHAYYACVAALAQLDHLKVLQQKWAERNVPVIDIGCGLNSGPAVVGNMGSSHRMEYTCMGDTINLGSRLEGSNKMYTTNIIISEYTYEKVKDRVVTRELDLVRVKGKTQPVRIYELLGITNPEDMEKMKRPLQKAAT